From a single Couchioplanes caeruleus genomic region:
- a CDS encoding metal-sensitive transcriptional regulator produces the protein MTADQEHPGPHGYSGDKAALLGRLRRIEGQIRGLQRMVDEDTYCIDVLTQISAAKSALHAVAVGLLEDHLAHCVVDAARAGDPTAKVKEASDAIARLVRS, from the coding sequence ATGACCGCCGACCAAGAACATCCCGGCCCGCACGGCTACTCGGGGGACAAGGCCGCCTTGCTCGGGCGGCTGCGGCGCATCGAGGGGCAGATCCGGGGCCTGCAGCGCATGGTGGACGAGGACACGTACTGCATTGACGTTCTCACGCAGATCTCCGCCGCCAAGAGTGCCCTGCACGCGGTGGCCGTGGGGCTGCTGGAGGACCACCTTGCGCACTGCGTCGTCGATGCTGCCCGCGCCGGGGACCCCACCGCGAAGGTGAAGGAAGCGTCCGACGCGATCGCCCGCCTGGTCCGTTCCTAG
- a CDS encoding C40 family peptidase, translated as MSAAELDRRITGAARQLEVLVEQYNDSREDLRTTKQQISHLGGRLGPMIRDLEERQSLMDRLMSHTYQRTRTGPTVALFASDHPHEFVDKLLVLHQLASEEQRAAEDLRAARIKVADTRAALNALAAQQTRQQTELNTRRATVKGEIVALKQMRAIAYGGGSRYPDAGNIAVPEYVPGPAADVVAFAFDQLGKPYRWGSAGPRSYDCSGLTLSAWRTAGVSLPHNAASQYASIAHVSRNELRPGDLVFFYSPISHVGVYIGGGRMIHAPEFGENVRVASIDQQPIRGFGRPG; from the coding sequence ATGTCCGCAGCCGAGCTGGACAGGCGCATCACCGGCGCCGCCCGCCAGCTCGAGGTGCTCGTCGAGCAGTACAACGACTCCCGCGAGGACCTGCGCACCACCAAGCAGCAGATCTCCCACCTCGGCGGCCGGCTCGGCCCGATGATCCGGGACCTGGAGGAGCGGCAGTCCCTCATGGACCGGCTGATGTCGCACACGTACCAGCGCACGCGTACCGGGCCGACCGTCGCGCTGTTCGCATCCGACCACCCCCACGAGTTCGTCGACAAGTTGCTCGTACTGCACCAGCTCGCCAGCGAGGAACAGCGCGCCGCCGAGGACCTGCGGGCGGCCCGCATCAAGGTCGCCGACACCCGGGCGGCACTCAACGCTCTCGCGGCCCAGCAGACGCGCCAGCAGACCGAACTCAACACCCGCAGGGCGACCGTCAAGGGCGAGATCGTCGCGCTCAAACAAATGCGAGCGATCGCGTACGGCGGCGGCTCCCGCTACCCCGACGCCGGCAACATCGCTGTCCCCGAGTACGTGCCGGGCCCCGCCGCCGACGTGGTGGCGTTCGCGTTCGACCAGCTCGGCAAGCCGTACCGCTGGGGCTCGGCGGGCCCGCGCTCGTACGACTGCTCGGGGCTGACCCTGTCCGCCTGGCGAACCGCCGGAGTGAGCCTCCCCCACAACGCAGCGAGCCAGTACGCGTCCATCGCGCACGTGAGCAGGAACGAGCTGAGGCCGGGCGACCTGGTGTTCTTCTACAGCCCGATCAGCCACGTCGGCGTCTACATCGGCGGCGGACGGATGATCCACGCCCCGGAGTTCGGCGAGAACGTACGGGTAGCGTCCATCGACCAGCAGCCCATCCGAGGGTTCGGCCGCCCGGGCTGA
- a CDS encoding heavy-metal-associated domain-containing protein translates to MAVTATYTVSGMTCNHCVQAVTSELSELPGVDAVQVDLPTGAVTVTSAEPLAEDAVRAAVDEAGYELADA, encoded by the coding sequence ATGGCCGTCACCGCCACGTACACCGTCAGCGGCATGACCTGTAACCACTGCGTGCAGGCCGTGACCAGCGAACTCTCCGAGCTGCCCGGCGTCGACGCCGTTCAGGTCGACCTTCCCACCGGCGCGGTCACCGTGACCAGCGCCGAGCCGCTCGCCGAGGATGCCGTGCGCGCCGCGGTGGACGAGGCCGGCTACGAGCTTGCCGATGCCTGA